A section of the Campylobacter lanienae NCTC 13004 genome encodes:
- a CDS encoding motility associated factor glycosyltransferase family protein, which translates to MQNGNKKDIHEIKNDISKKDERDLTEDERKFKELDSKIADKIKNDEEITTLDKNITAMMPYAIDTSLTLFGLEENKKFGVYMGKDPLDLNIINLETKEYLYESPAKDVEKKIIEFEEEHARHRALFIYGIGNGVFLKSILANPTHKKIFVFEPEIEILYAALSLIDFSRDIFNDRLVILDSHKVTFLQFYIICKMPDVFHSFRLYNMHIIDDYYNDEKYQENILELNKTMQKAIVQTLYERGNDSRDCLLGMIQTTQHLPDVFGAIPLRDIINKRKGKIDSAVIVSTGPSLNKQLPILKKLAPYTVVVAVDASYPILKEHGIKPDYVTSIERIPPTPDFFKPARTKFDDGIIFVVASLTHHESVENLHDKDVCYALRPLNYEMSFKDFKFGYIGGGQSAAHMAWNVAQALNCKDVMLIGQDLAYGEDGTSHSKGHIFKETEIPVEEIPIMTQKYGGKGEIQTTFIWNLFRQYFEHNIAMLQRSDPNYKLYNCTEGGARIEGTTEIPFKEMADKIIAKGKKKSFKPISPISKEKQEQHLKKAIKNITGIFKTGNRIQKKCEKLYLKIAKEIERAKKLKEQNKQDKINYDKLQKLSFEIDKLKEYVFKDRVFMSSFYGICGAMLNSQELELAVISARRADSDEEKNDKLFEWVSCQSYWIFSLAGSIDATLGKLADAASGFMDSHKLLEQ; encoded by the coding sequence ATGCAAAATGGTAACAAAAAAGATATTCATGAGATAAAAAACGATATTTCAAAAAAAGATGAGCGAGATCTAACAGAAGATGAGAGAAAATTTAAAGAGTTAGATTCTAAAATCGCTGATAAGATCAAAAATGATGAAGAGATAACCACTCTTGATAAGAACATAACTGCTATGATGCCTTATGCTATCGATACTTCGCTTACGCTATTTGGTTTAGAGGAGAATAAAAAATTTGGCGTTTATATGGGCAAAGACCCGCTAGATCTAAATATCATAAATCTTGAAACCAAAGAGTATTTATACGAAAGCCCAGCTAAAGATGTTGAGAAAAAGATTATAGAATTCGAAGAAGAGCACGCCAGACATAGGGCGCTTTTTATCTATGGAATTGGCAATGGGGTGTTTTTAAAATCAATCTTAGCAAACCCAACGCATAAAAAGATATTTGTCTTTGAGCCTGAGATTGAAATTTTATATGCTGCGCTTAGTTTGATTGACTTTTCTAGGGATATTTTTAATGATAGGCTTGTTATCTTAGATTCTCATAAGGTTACATTTTTACAATTTTATATTATTTGTAAAATGCCAGATGTATTTCATAGTTTTAGACTATATAATATGCATATTATCGATGACTATTACAATGATGAAAAGTATCAAGAAAATATCTTAGAATTAAACAAAACAATGCAAAAAGCAATCGTCCAAACCCTATATGAACGAGGCAATGACTCTAGAGATTGTCTTTTGGGTATGATCCAAACCACTCAGCACCTTCCAGATGTATTTGGCGCTATACCACTTAGAGATATTATCAATAAACGAAAAGGCAAGATAGATTCAGCCGTAATAGTATCAACTGGCCCATCGCTCAATAAGCAGTTGCCAATACTCAAAAAACTCGCTCCATACACAGTAGTTGTAGCTGTTGATGCGAGTTATCCTATTTTAAAAGAGCATGGGATTAAGCCTGATTATGTAACATCTATAGAGAGAATTCCACCGACTCCGGACTTTTTCAAACCTGCTAGAACTAAATTTGATGATGGAATTATATTTGTTGTGGCTTCTCTTACGCATCATGAATCAGTTGAGAATTTACATGATAAAGATGTTTGTTATGCTTTAAGACCGCTAAATTATGAGATGAGCTTTAAAGATTTTAAATTTGGCTATATCGGTGGCGGACAGAGCGCTGCTCATATGGCGTGGAATGTCGCTCAAGCGTTAAATTGTAAAGATGTAATGCTAATAGGCCAAGACTTAGCTTATGGCGAAGATGGCACTAGCCACTCTAAAGGGCATATATTTAAAGAGACTGAAATTCCCGTAGAAGAGATACCTATAATGACGCAAAAATACGGCGGTAAAGGCGAAATTCAAACTACATTTATATGGAATTTATTTAGACAATATTTCGAGCATAATATCGCAATGCTTCAAAGAAGTGATCCAAACTATAAGCTCTATAACTGCACCGAAGGTGGAGCAAGAATAGAAGGAACAACTGAAATTCCATTTAAAGAGATGGCCGATAAGATTATCGCTAAGGGCAAAAAAAAGAGCTTCAAGCCAATTTCACCAATTAGCAAAGAAAAGCAAGAACAACACCTAAAAAAAGCGATCAAAAATATAACTGGAATTTTCAAAACTGGTAATAGAATCCAAAAAAAATGCGAAAAGCTATATCTTAAAATCGCCAAAGAGATAGAGAGAGCTAAAAAATTAAAAGAGCAAAATAAACAAGATAAAATCAATTATGATAAGCTTCAAAAGTTATCATTTGAGATTGATAAGTTAAAAGAGTATGTCTTTAAAGATAGGGTATTTATGTCTTCATTTTATGGGATTTGCGGAGCGATGCTAAATAGCCAAGAGCTCGAACTTGCTGTTATTTCCGCTCGTAGAGCTGATAGTGATGAAGAAAAAAATGATAAGTTATTTGAGTGGGTTTCATGCCAAAGTTATTGGATATTTAGCTTAGCTGGTAGTATAGATGCGACTTTAGGTAAATTAGCTGATGCGGCTAGTGGATTTATGGATAGCCATAAGCTCTTAGAACAATGA
- the nfo gene encoding deoxyribonuclease IV: protein MKRIGAHVSASGGVANAPLNAQNIAADAFALFVKNQRQWSAKPLSQKDIDEFKLNLNKANIKPEHILAHNSYLVNLGHPDPQARAKSFDSFLDEIKRCEALGIELINFHPGSHLKQISEDECLELIAQQMNALLQNSSNIKLVIENTAGQGSNLGYKFEHLAALIAMSKDSSRVGVCIDTCHLFASGYDIRDDESYAKTMSEFDKIVGYKYLSGMHINDSKGALGSRKDRHDSLGVGMIGKQAFKSIMNDPKIDEIPLILETIDESIWADEIKMLRDFID from the coding sequence ATGAAAAGAATCGGAGCCCATGTAAGTGCTAGTGGAGGTGTGGCAAATGCCCCACTAAATGCCCAAAATATCGCAGCGGACGCCTTCGCTTTATTTGTTAAAAATCAAAGACAATGGAGCGCAAAACCCCTAAGCCAAAAAGATATTGATGAGTTTAAATTAAATTTAAATAAAGCCAACATAAAGCCAGAGCATATCCTAGCTCATAATAGCTATTTGGTAAATTTAGGTCATCCAGATCCACAAGCTAGGGCTAAGAGTTTTGACTCATTTTTAGATGAGATTAAAAGGTGCGAAGCCTTAGGGATTGAGCTTATTAACTTTCATCCAGGCTCACATCTAAAGCAAATAAGCGAAGATGAGTGCTTGGAGCTAATAGCACAACAGATGAATGCTCTACTTCAAAACTCATCAAATATCAAGCTAGTTATCGAAAATACCGCCGGTCAAGGTAGCAATCTAGGATATAAATTTGAGCATCTAGCAGCATTGATCGCTATGAGCAAAGATAGCAGTCGTGTAGGCGTGTGTATCGATACTTGCCATCTATTTGCTAGTGGTTATGATATTAGAGATGATGAGAGCTATGCTAAAACTATGAGCGAATTTGATAAGATAGTTGGGTATAAATACCTTAGCGGAATGCATATCAATGATAGCAAAGGTGCCCTTGGCTCACGCAAAGATCGCCACGATAGCTTGGGAGTGGGGATGATTGGCAAGCAGGCTTTTAAATCTATCATGAATGATCCTAAAATCGATGAAATTCCATTGATTTTAGAAACTATTGATGAAAGTATTTGGGCTGATGAGATTAAAATGCTTAGAGATTTTATAGATTAA
- the hemN gene encoding oxygen-independent coproporphyrinogen III oxidase, protein MVDFEAFVKYSKPGPRYTSYPTALEFSDEFSYDEYIKRLKECDKPLSLYFHLPFCRSACYFCGCNVIYTSKSDKMSRYLDYLERELEILASIVDANRAVIQMHFGGGTPTFYSASELDRIIKAIKKHFKNFTNDAEISCEIDPRFINEDQLEVLRKHGFNRVSFGVQDFDEKVQKEIHRIQPFSITQNAVNLARKYGMLSVNTDLIYGLPYQSLESFKRTLELGVSLNPDRFAIFNYAHVPWIKKSMRKFDEATLPSPKTKLEILKYTMEFLTSNGYKMIGMDHYAKPSDELFGALKNGTLHRNFQGYTTKGGAQLIGIGLTSIGEGDDYYAQNYKDMSGYEAAIDAGKLPNFKGIMLNEEDKLRKFVIMELMANFALDIRSVESKFGIDFFSHFKDELDELGELKQFMSIDSQKIEINQTGMLLIRNIAMCFDEYMAKFKGVNNSFSKTV, encoded by the coding sequence ATGGTAGATTTTGAAGCATTTGTGAAGTATTCTAAGCCAGGGCCAAGATATACTAGCTATCCTACGGCTTTGGAATTTAGCGATGAGTTTAGCTATGATGAGTATATCAAGAGATTAAAAGAGTGCGATAAGCCACTTTCATTATATTTTCATCTACCATTTTGTCGCTCGGCCTGCTATTTTTGTGGCTGTAATGTGATATATACTAGCAAAAGTGATAAGATGAGTCGCTACTTGGATTATTTGGAGCGTGAGCTTGAAATTTTAGCTAGTATAGTAGATGCCAATAGAGCAGTGATACAGATGCACTTTGGTGGTGGGACGCCTACATTTTATAGCGCTAGTGAGCTTGATAGGATTATAAAAGCTATTAAAAAACATTTTAAAAATTTCACAAATGATGCTGAAATAAGCTGTGAAATAGACCCAAGATTTATCAATGAAGATCAGCTAGAAGTCCTTAGAAAGCATGGGTTTAATAGAGTTAGCTTTGGGGTGCAAGATTTTGATGAAAAGGTTCAAAAAGAGATCCATAGAATTCAGCCATTTAGCATAACTCAAAATGCTGTAAATTTGGCTAGAAAATATGGAATGTTAAGTGTAAATACCGATCTTATATATGGTTTGCCTTATCAGAGCTTAGAGAGTTTTAAACGCACTTTAGAGCTAGGAGTTAGTCTAAATCCTGATAGATTTGCTATCTTTAATTACGCTCATGTCCCATGGATCAAAAAAAGTATGAGAAAATTCGACGAAGCCACGCTACCAAGCCCAAAAACTAAGCTTGAAATTTTAAAATACACTATGGAATTTCTCACATCCAATGGATACAAAATGATAGGTATGGATCACTACGCTAAGCCTAGTGATGAGCTATTTGGTGCTTTAAAAAATGGCACACTTCATAGGAATTTTCAAGGATACACTACAAAAGGTGGGGCGCAACTCATTGGTATAGGGCTAACTAGTATCGGCGAGGGCGATGACTATTACGCTCAAAACTACAAAGATATGAGTGGCTATGAAGCTGCTATTGATGCTGGTAAATTGCCAAATTTCAAAGGCATAATGCTAAATGAAGAAGATAAGCTTAGAAAATTTGTGATTATGGAGTTGATGGCGAATTTCGCTCTTGATATTAGGTCTGTGGAGAGTAAATTTGGGATTGATTTCTTTAGCCATTTTAAAGATGAATTAGATGAGCTAGGCGAATTAAAGCAATTTATGAGTATCGATAGCCAAAAAATTGAGATAAACCAAACCGGAATGCTATTAATCCGTAATATCGCTATGTGCTTTGATGAGTATATGGCGAAATTTAAAGGCGTTAATAATAGCTTTTCAAAGACAGTTTAA
- the argF gene encoding ornithine carbamoyltransferase — protein sequence MRHFLTLNDISKDEILDILNIAKDIKKEALNKEYKPYLKDQFLAMIFEKSSTRTRVSFEVGIQQLGGKALFLSSRDIQLGRGEPIKDTARVLGGMVDMIMARVYKQSDLVELAKFSGVPVINGLSDDFHPVQLMADLLTLDELGLNIQNMKVAYIGDGNNMTNSWLMAASKLGFELRIATPKGYEVPQWVKSIALENTKSSGAIIQISNDPKEAISGVDVVTTDTWVSMGQEDEKAKKIADFAGFCVDKSMMNLAKDGAVFLHCLPAYRGYEVSEEVFEAHADEIFREAHNRLHAQKGVMVWCDRMRYE from the coding sequence ATGAGACACTTTTTGACTCTAAATGATATAAGCAAGGATGAGATTTTAGATATCTTAAACATTGCCAAAGATATCAAAAAAGAGGCCTTAAATAAAGAGTATAAACCATATTTAAAAGATCAATTTTTAGCTATGATTTTTGAAAAAAGCTCGACAAGGACTAGGGTGAGCTTTGAAGTTGGGATACAACAACTCGGCGGAAAAGCGCTGTTTTTAAGTAGTCGTGATATACAACTTGGCCGTGGCGAGCCTATCAAAGATACCGCTAGAGTGCTTGGGGGAATGGTGGATATGATTATGGCTAGGGTTTATAAACAAAGCGATTTGGTTGAGCTTGCTAAATTTAGCGGTGTGCCTGTGATAAATGGGCTTAGCGATGATTTTCACCCTGTTCAATTAATGGCTGATTTGCTAACCTTAGATGAGCTTGGCTTAAATATCCAAAATATGAAAGTCGCATATATAGGCGATGGCAATAACATGACAAATTCATGGCTTATGGCTGCTTCTAAGCTTGGTTTTGAGCTTAGAATCGCTACACCAAAAGGCTATGAAGTCCCACAATGGGTAAAAAGCATAGCCTTAGAAAATACCAAATCAAGTGGCGCTATAATCCAAATAAGCAATGACCCAAAAGAGGCTATAAGTGGCGTAGATGTCGTTACTACTGATACTTGGGTCTCTATGGGTCAAGAGGATGAAAAAGCGAAAAAAATCGCCGATTTCGCTGGATTTTGTGTAGATAAAAGTATGATGAACCTAGCCAAAGATGGGGCTGTGTTTTTACACTGCTTGCCTGCTTATAGAGGATATGAGGTCAGTGAAGAAGTATTTGAGGCTCACGCTGATGAGATATTTAGAGAAGCTCACAATAGACTTCACGCACAAAAAGGCGTAATGGTCTGGTGCGATAGGATGAGATATGAATAA
- a CDS encoding DUF2603 domain-containing protein, whose translation MNNHLENISQTLGISKRRRTTFELEDMDNNQMKLSYKGKANLNTPWFGMYGDKPCALVPAELFEAVINALKNAQKENFELKLERSILQNLPIDFGDVWTVAIEEIKKANYKKEPNLDRVIAKIKKEHPNLFLDMRSLVNKE comes from the coding sequence ATGAATAATCATTTAGAAAATATTAGCCAAACTCTAGGCATTAGCAAAAGACGTCGCACAACCTTTGAGCTAGAAGATATGGATAATAATCAAATGAAGCTTAGCTACAAAGGCAAAGCGAATTTGAATACTCCGTGGTTTGGTATGTATGGCGATAAGCCTTGCGCCCTAGTGCCTGCTGAGCTATTTGAAGCGGTGATAAACGCACTAAAAAACGCACAAAAAGAGAATTTCGAGCTAAAGCTTGAGAGATCTATTTTACAAAATTTACCAATTGATTTTGGCGATGTCTGGACTGTGGCGATAGAAGAGATCAAAAAGGCAAACTATAAAAAAGAGCCGAATTTAGATAGAGTTATAGCTAAAATCAAAAAAGAGCATCCAAATTTATTTTTGGATATGCGCTCACTTGTTAATAAGGAGTGA
- a CDS encoding pyrroline-5-carboxylate reductase dimerization domain-containing protein, with the protein MKITIIGAGNMGLAMANGLKLSGFEVSFAGRLSDRLEALKGEFEVEIIDQNYDISDKNIILAIKPNALEWFVNLAKGRANLIISVLARTSLEQIQAINAINHAICLPNIAAKYQKSINPYIAIGDTNLVEKILNGFGKAVKFDSKSTFDAASIISGCAPAYLALVAEAINTAAVRSGLRLDEAQAMTSGLFDSFAGLIKDTYPALIKDSICSPAGTTIEGVCELEKAGVRTAFIEAIRASLMKQRG; encoded by the coding sequence ATGAAAATTACTATAATTGGCGCTGGAAATATGGGATTAGCTATGGCTAATGGGCTGAAATTATCTGGTTTTGAAGTGAGCTTTGCGGGGAGATTGAGTGATAGATTAGAGGCTTTAAAAGGTGAATTTGAAGTAGAGATAATAGATCAAAACTACGATATAAGTGATAAAAACATTATATTAGCTATCAAGCCAAATGCCCTTGAGTGGTTTGTAAATCTCGCAAAAGGTAGAGCAAATTTGATAATTAGCGTGCTAGCTCGCACAAGCTTAGAGCAAATTCAAGCTATAAACGCCATAAATCACGCTATTTGTTTGCCAAATATCGCCGCAAAATACCAAAAAAGCATAAATCCATATATAGCAATTGGTGATACCAATCTAGTAGAAAAGATCCTAAATGGCTTTGGAAAAGCGGTTAAATTTGATTCTAAATCAACTTTTGATGCTGCTAGCATAATCAGCGGATGCGCTCCAGCATATCTAGCATTAGTAGCTGAAGCTATCAATACTGCTGCTGTAAGATCGGGGCTTAGATTGGACGAGGCTCAAGCTATGACAAGTGGGCTATTTGATAGCTTTGCTGGGTTGATTAAAGATACTTATCCCGCATTAATAAAAGATAGCATTTGCTCTCCTGCTGGAACGACTATCGAGGGTGTATGCGAGCTAGAGAAAGCCGGTGTTAGAACTGCCTTTATAGAGGCTATTAGAGCAAGTTTGATGAAACAAAGAGGATAA
- a CDS encoding class I SAM-dependent methyltransferase gives MINNDIKSTYDEHTYNSYSYAQTSIDYLCAVARFHGLAATNPHNSKVLEIGCAMGGNIIGQAINHPNSTFIGIDLSSEQISIGKRAIEGIGCKNIKLIEMDICNLISEFGGKIEFDYIICHGIYSWVPDFVRSAILQSCQKLLSQNGVAFISYNCYPGWKYVEPLRDFMRFSAVKSSGNVADLESGLNAIKFQKAFYAKYSPNESSATHIKNLNSEYIKHIQNYPKSYVAHEYMEICNQPFYFLDFVADAGDNGLCYVADATYHFDPSFLPDGAISEYFKLSFDDYISANQAYDFLYSIRFRSSILTKSQNQNKLATKDEDKAKFLHNLHFKLIKPTPQLLSSAKDTYIEPLAKALNDAFPSTLSFDEVRAVYPKDDIVFRYYDIRTLTNNAITITCKPLQKLLYIPGKTRLKREYIPYLRYFLENEGSPIGVATPSNDRLNADKHTLELALMFDGNHSIKDIQNHIKAKFEKDKLTPAIQKDGENIPLKSPKEQNEYFKNAVETIKLSLINTLMLEEY, from the coding sequence ATGATAAATAACGATATTAAATCCACCTATGATGAGCATACTTATAACTCATACTCATACGCTCAAACTAGTATAGATTATCTTTGTGCGGTGGCTAGATTTCATGGTTTGGCCGCCACCAATCCGCATAATTCTAAGGTCTTAGAGATAGGATGTGCGATGGGTGGCAATATCATAGGCCAAGCTATAAACCACCCAAATTCAACTTTCATAGGAATTGATCTAAGTAGTGAGCAGATATCTATAGGCAAGAGAGCAATCGAGGGAATCGGGTGTAAAAATATAAAGCTTATTGAGATGGATATTTGCAATCTCATAAGTGAATTTGGTGGTAAAATAGAGTTTGATTATATTATTTGCCATGGTATTTATAGCTGGGTGCCTGATTTTGTAAGAAGTGCGATTTTACAAAGTTGTCAAAAGCTATTAAGCCAAAATGGCGTGGCATTTATCAGCTATAACTGCTATCCTGGGTGGAAATATGTAGAGCCTTTGCGTGATTTTATGCGATTTAGTGCGGTTAAGAGTAGTGGCAATGTCGCTGATTTGGAGTCTGGATTAAATGCTATTAAATTTCAAAAGGCTTTTTACGCCAAATACAGCCCAAATGAATCAAGTGCTACACATATTAAAAATTTAAATTCTGAGTATATTAAACATATTCAAAACTACCCAAAAAGTTATGTGGCACATGAATATATGGAGATTTGTAATCAGCCATTTTATTTTTTAGATTTTGTAGCTGATGCTGGTGATAATGGGCTTTGTTATGTTGCTGATGCCACATATCATTTTGATCCATCATTTTTGCCTGATGGTGCGATAAGTGAGTATTTTAAGCTATCATTTGATGATTATATCTCAGCTAATCAAGCTTATGATTTTTTATACTCTATTAGATTTAGAAGCTCTATTTTAACCAAATCACAAAATCAAAACAAGCTAGCTACAAAAGATGAAGATAAGGCTAAATTCTTACATAATCTACACTTTAAGCTAATAAAGCCGACACCGCAGCTTCTAAGCTCAGCCAAAGATACATATATAGAACCACTTGCAAAGGCATTAAATGATGCATTTCCATCAACTTTAAGCTTTGATGAAGTTCGTGCAGTTTATCCAAAAGATGATATAGTATTTAGATACTATGATATTAGAACGCTTACAAACAATGCTATTACCATTACTTGTAAACCGCTTCAAAAGCTATTATATATCCCAGGTAAGACTAGACTAAAAAGAGAATATATACCATATCTAAGATATTTCTTAGAAAATGAAGGTTCGCCAATTGGTGTAGCAACTCCATCAAATGATAGGCTAAATGCTGATAAGCATACACTTGAACTTGCATTAATGTTTGATGGTAATCACAGTATAAAAGATATCCAAAACCATATAAAAGCCAAATTCGAAAAAGATAAATTAACCCCAGCAATCCAAAAAGATGGCGAAAATATCCCGCTAAAAAGCCCAAAAGAGCAAAACGAATATTTCAAAAACGCAGTTGAAACTATCAAGCTCTCACTTATCAATACCCTAATGTTAGAAGAGTATTAA
- a CDS encoding (Fe-S)-binding protein, with the protein MSNYNFSEISDACVKCGKCKPNCTIYKISHDEVKSPRGFLDLLGAYNRGEIELDKNLKDIFESCFLCTNCVQDCPVSLPTDTMIENARADIAAKFGISWYKRLFFYLLRNRKIMDIAAKFGYVFQSCGFKIKDGNMSPRFSLPMLKKERLLPTASKKSFLNSHTEFIDNGSDKTIGIFIGCMGNYAYTAIGEGLLKILKELKINAHLMKSQGCCSAPAYFTGDFNTVDYLAKKNIEYFESLLNSGKIEAIIIPEATCSAMIKVDYEHYFHNDLQWKQRAINISKKIYLATEYLAKFTNLAQILKERNRDKKLSKITYHDPCHARKMQGVWKEPRELLKHAYILNDMSDNHSCCGFGGVTMQSEKYHLSRQAGQSRAAQIDAMDAKCVGSECSACKMQLNNALHIYGSDTKCSNPIELIANAL; encoded by the coding sequence ATGAGTAACTATAATTTTAGTGAGATTAGCGATGCGTGTGTGAAGTGTGGAAAATGTAAGCCAAATTGCACAATATATAAAATCAGCCACGATGAGGTCAAGAGCCCAAGGGGATTTTTGGATCTTTTGGGGGCTTATAATAGAGGTGAAATCGAGCTTGATAAGAATTTAAAAGATATTTTTGAGAGCTGTTTTTTATGTACAAATTGCGTCCAAGACTGCCCAGTATCCTTGCCAACTGATACTATGATAGAAAATGCTAGAGCCGATATAGCGGCCAAATTTGGAATTTCGTGGTATAAAAGGCTATTTTTTTATCTACTTAGAAATAGAAAGATTATGGATATTGCTGCGAAATTTGGATATGTCTTTCAAAGCTGTGGATTTAAGATCAAAGATGGCAATATGAGCCCAAGATTTAGTCTGCCAATGTTAAAAAAAGAGCGTCTTTTACCGACAGCATCTAAAAAGAGCTTTTTGAACTCTCACACTGAATTTATAGATAATGGCTCTGATAAAACCATTGGGATATTTATCGGCTGTATGGGAAATTATGCTTATACCGCTATTGGCGAGGGGTTACTTAAGATATTAAAAGAGCTTAAAATCAACGCTCATTTGATGAAATCTCAAGGCTGCTGCTCGGCTCCAGCGTATTTCACTGGGGATTTTAACACCGTAGATTATCTAGCTAAAAAGAATATTGAGTATTTTGAATCCTTATTAAATAGCGGTAAAATCGAAGCTATTATAATACCAGAAGCGACTTGTTCGGCGATGATAAAGGTAGATTATGAGCACTATTTTCACAATGATTTGCAGTGGAAGCAAAGAGCTATAAATATCAGCAAAAAAATATATTTAGCTACTGAATATTTGGCTAAATTTACAAATTTAGCTCAAATTTTAAAAGAGCGAAATAGAGATAAAAAACTATCTAAAATCACATATCACGATCCTTGCCACGCTAGAAAGATGCAAGGAGTTTGGAAAGAGCCAAGAGAGCTTTTAAAACACGCTTATATCTTAAATGATATGAGCGATAATCATAGTTGTTGTGGATTTGGTGGGGTAACAATGCAAAGTGAAAAATACCACCTAAGCCGCCAGGCCGGTCAAAGCAGAGCCGCACAGATAGACGCCATGGACGCTAAATGCGTAGGAAGTGAGTGTAGCGCTTGTAAAATGCAGCTAAACAACGCCTTACATATCTATGGTAGCGATACTAAATGCTCTAATCCAATTGAGCTGATCGCTAATGCTTTGTAG
- a CDS encoding DUF5718 family protein produces MSEILGFGIAGNFALHLEQAGEADDFALVKTDDEYAPKGIFPFYIKGSDSFLGRNCIDNGYLYLPNDKNLNIQMEPEIALRCELEYENNKVKSIKPLKFAAFNDASVRNDKTATKISQKKNFSNGSKGIGNEIDIDKFSLGGICDNYSLVSFLQSQNELIRYGECAKLSGYSYFYEKLLEWIKDRLNTQENYAVLENLSDILKNANYPNEMIITIGATRYEEAGKNRYLKPGDICYVVAFDHTKFDLSSITNAIKNGSKLPSSVSILRQEVR; encoded by the coding sequence GTGAGTGAGATTTTAGGATTTGGGATAGCTGGAAATTTCGCCTTACACTTAGAGCAAGCTGGCGAGGCTGATGATTTCGCCTTGGTTAAAACCGATGATGAATACGCCCCAAAAGGGATATTTCCATTTTATATCAAAGGTAGCGATAGTTTTTTGGGTAGGAATTGTATAGATAATGGCTATTTATATCTACCTAATGATAAAAATTTAAATATCCAAATGGAGCCAGAGATCGCATTAAGATGCGAATTAGAATATGAAAATAATAAGGTTAAAAGCATTAAGCCACTTAAATTTGCTGCTTTTAATGACGCTTCAGTTAGAAATGATAAAACCGCTACAAAAATATCACAAAAGAAAAACTTCAGCAACGGCTCAAAAGGAATCGGAAATGAAATTGATATAGACAAATTTAGCCTTGGTGGGATCTGTGATAATTATAGCTTAGTATCATTTTTACAAAGCCAAAATGAGCTAATTAGATATGGCGAGTGCGCTAAATTAAGCGGATACTCATATTTTTATGAAAAGTTATTAGAGTGGATCAAAGATAGATTAAACACACAAGAAAATTATGCTGTATTAGAGAATTTATCAGATATCTTAAAAAATGCAAACTACCCAAACGAGATGATAATCACAATCGGCGCTACAAGATATGAAGAGGCGGGCAAAAATAGATATCTAAAACCTGGCGATATCTGCTATGTGGTCGCCTTTGATCATACTAAATTTGATCTATCAAGCATAACAAACGCTATCAAAAATGGCTCTAAATTACCAAGTAGCGTATCTATTTTAAGACAGGAAGTAAGATGA